The sequence ATGCGTGGAGTATTATTCTACTTCATTCaatgaaccatttagttcaacaTTTGTTCACTAAGTAGTCAATGATTTAGAAAATCTTCACTAGCTAATGGTTCAAGTTCAAAAGACACCATTATTGATTCATGTTGCAAGATTAATGTCTCaaatgcattttattttttaaagataaaatttcttgaaacaagtgGGGGATTGTTATTGTTaagtttatgtttcaataaattttgaaacaaatgcataggttaaagatttttagagttatgtttcaattaattttaaaataaatgcatcacttaaaggattttgagttacaaagaaaatggaTGTGAATTTTACGATTCATTCATTAAGTTTTACattttaggttcttgaaagaaagacattttttattttaaaatattcatgaacctattaactattacttaattaatagTCTTCTCTTGCATGAAACTTTTACCCGATAAATAgtgtttcttttgtttgaaaaGACAAACACTCAAAAAATACTTTTCCCttgaaaaatatttgagagacattgatcaaatggtgaaatcaccaagTTAAGAATAGAaaagcaacattcttgaatgctacttgttttgtggcttagttgaatcccgaagatagagttgttACTAATTCTTCCAtttgctcgtgggagagactccaactatcttcaagaaacGTATTATTGTGCTTCTAAGccaaacaaattttattttgaatctttttgtataattattattattgttctaaCAAGTGGgtaggtgaatgagttggatggtAAAAGTTTCTTGTTGCATCTTGTCCATTGAGGTGGAAAGTAGCTACTAAAAAAGTGAGACCAGATAGTGGGTGGACACTTGACGATATTAGTAGTATGCATGCACGTTAATTGGTGTCAGGAATGAAATTGACTGCCATCTCTACTTTTAGAGAGCCCAACTTTGCTTCAGTGGCTATGGCCTTACATAGCCAAGCAACTAAGCCCACTTATATCGAATTTTGTGTGCAAATGAGCAATGCCACATTCAATCTACCACTAATAAAGATAAGAGTAAATTTAGCTTTATCCACAAATagtataaagattttttttttttttctaattttgttaaTTAAAAGAACCAAATACAAACGACTGTGCTTTGTCAATTAGTTGATAACTTGACGTACTCATTCCATGAACCTTCTGAGTTGGTTTACGTGGTGTTGTAGATTTGTATTCGAATGTCGTCTTTCGCCATGACATTTGGTTATGAAGATGCCTTAACAGCCCATGCTATCCATTTTTGTTGTACGTATTGCGTGATGTGATAGGGTCGCTTGAAGCATTGACAAAGCCAGAATTTTTATTAAAGGGGTTCAAAATATGAAGAGGTAAGCACGTGAAGAAACCTAgagattcaacatctactataagtacataaaaaataattttgaccaGATATACATGTGTAATTTTTCATGAAGGAGGATCGAATGAACCCCACGCGACAACTTGGCCCCGCCGCTATTACATTATCTTATGATGGTTTAGCCGCATGAAACCCTTTTCAAATTTATCGACTAGTTAAGGTAGTTCAACTGGACATATAGGCTATGTTCGTACTGATTTTTCATGCAGAATCATAAATGGATGGCATAAAGGAATTCAATCACTACTCATCTCCCGAACGAGACGAGCTGCCTTTGGCTAGGAGCCTCTTTTCCTTCTGCCCAACTCTCcgaaaatattatttgatttgcACGTgttaagcatatatatatatatagatagatagatagccGGATCACTGCCTAATTACAAGGATTAAAATGCTTGAATCAATCAAAGAAGTATCAAATGGCCCAACGGACATAAAACAACTTATACTCTATCTATCCTCTGCCATGAAACCAACTTTGCATACAATTGAGACAAATTGTGAGGGTGATCACCAATATGTGCAGCAAGAAGAAAAAAGGGACCTACCTAGCTAGTATTTATACCCCCACTCAATATTAAGATAATGAGATTGACATCTTCACATGGATTCATGGATGTCCACACATGAATGAATTAcatacaataatataattttacttGCCATTAGATTTCTTCCATGCACTGTCCCACTGTTTCCCTAATTTCTCTTTCACCACAATCTTTCCAACCTATACTGAAAATAACACTACACTGTGGAATACACCTTCATCAATTTCTTGAAAATATATCATCACCCCATATCGATCTTCTTGGATATGGCAGTGTGACTAATAACACATGTTATTATTTCATTGGATATCTTCTTGCAACCATGAAATGAATTTTCATAGACAAGAAGGAATCATTCATTTACAACTTCTGAATGTTGCCTGGAGTACACATCAACATGTCATTTTCACTGTTTATCTACCTTTTTATTAAACTATTGTTAAGCTTAACTacttaaatgactaaacaagttgGAAGTACTTGGAACTAATAATTAATTGACTTCTGTTTCAGTCACAAGAAGAGCAGAAATTTTTAACTATTAACAGAAAGTTTTAGTCACCTCGAGGTAAACTCAAAATACATGCATCTTGGTGAATCAACATAAATTGGGGGAACTTTGACGTAACTGGTatagttgctgccatgtgactaTGAGGTCATGAGTTGATCAAGCCGTGGAAACATTCTCTTCAATGCAAGGTAAGAAGACTATGTAGGATAGACCCTTATGCGGCACTCCCCGAGCACCGCACATAGTGAGAGTGAGAGCTTTAGTGTATCAGCACCAACATAAATTTCTAGGCTATTtggtactatttttttaatttgtaccaaAATATAAAGGACGAAACTGCACGGTCTTGCAGACATAGAGCTCATTTGGTACACAGATCTAATTAACTAAGTTTGATATTAGATTATACCATGTTTgtttaatgatataaattttatctCGAGATTAATTTATACCATcaactaaacatgatataaatttaTTACCAAACTTAATTCTGAGATACCTCACTTATCCTTTATACCAAAGGATCCATATAGTATTTCAGCTCGTAGATTGGGTACTTTTTCTTTACACTTTCAGTGCGTGGAAAGCAAAGGAAACCCCTACTACAATTATTTATGAGAATTCTCCTGCATTTTTAATGCAAAAGCAAGATCAAGTTAAAGCTCTGTCTGTTCTTTGCTACTTGCACATAAACCAAATATTCATGTGGCCCACTTTTAACtcattttctttgtgattttttcatttccaatttttcaacatGACATAGGTTGCTTAAGGGTTGGAATTATAAATcttgaaaatcttttttggaaGTTACATGTTACTATAAAGTTCATGCTCTTGACTATATTTTTCTGATTCGACAACTAGAGGGGGGCTATTGGACTTACCCTCCTAAAAAAGTTCCAAGTGCCATATAAGAAGAACGTAGTATCATGGAAGAGTCAAGAAAGCAAGATGAATCGGAGTTTAACTTGAGAGAATGGGCTCTTAAGGCTAAACTTAACAGAGAAAAAACCAATTCAAGAAGGTACTCTGCGTCTTATATTAGGAGTTTTAGAGAAGAGGCAAAATCTTTTAGATCAAACGTAACAATTTCAAGTACTGCTTCCTCCCCTGGCTACGCCTTAAGAGGTAACTCAAACACAACCGAAATATTGAATTGCGTATAAAAATATGGTTCGGAGTATTGTATCTCATGAAGTTCTAATCTTTTTTCTACAGAGGAAATTGATCCATCAAAATATTCGTTTACCACTGCCCTGAAAGGTGAGTCATTTGAAGATAGGAAGATCTAAAGGatgcgaattaggatagaaggctagtgccagtttgGGTCGTTAGGGTAGGGTtttacttggtgggtgtattattcttgttatgccaccttgtttcatgctttattacgaactTGTTTACTAGTCTTTGTGTACTATTccttgtgggtgtcttatttatGTCATATCTTattccatgctttattacgaatttgattattattccttgtcttgagctgggggtctatcgaaaacaaactttctacttctccggagttagtggtatggactgcgtacatcttaccctccccagaccccactatgtgggaatacattggatttattgttgttgttgttgttgtcactCCCAGAAAGATCAATAGTGTTCTCACTTATCCTTTGGTGTCATTCAAACCCTTAACTTACCGGTTGATGGTGGAGGTGCTCAACCACTTGAGCAAGCCAAGCCTTCCATGTCGATTGAGATGAATGGCAATTTACAAGTTTACaaatttttgtgtttgtttttgaGGGCAGCATTACAGGCAAAAACAATATACAGTTGGGAATACATGTCACCAGATGGTTTGGCACTGAATTCAAAATGGAATGAAGCTGAGAAATACATATGCAATCCATTGTCAGGGGAAGTTCCTTTGGAGTGTTTGTCTACAAAAATACTAAGTGGAAGATCATTTCGACAACCAGGAAACAGAATTGCAATCTCAGGACCTCTCATTTATCCttctcaaatacaaaatacaccACAATTCCAAACAAAGCACCATGTAGAGCCTTCTTTGCCTACAAATGAAGTTGAAGTCCAAATCCCAAGCAAAGGTGAGAAAAACTTGTTCTATTTTCATTTCTTCATTACTACTATCAAGTGTTCACTTTTCCAACCTGAACTATCATCAACTATTTGTCAAAACATACCTCAACTATCAATTGTTCTTCTTTCTTACCAGAAATATCAGCATATAGGAAAAGGAAACAACTGATAGTTGAAATGTGTTCTGTTAAATAGTTGGCGATAGTTCATGTAGGAAAAATGAATACCTCATAGTTTAGATAGGAAACTCGCAAAAAAACCTGATACTTTAGTTGTTGTTTTTTAACCATTGTctcttgtatttactttattatatctTGAATACATCCTCCCACGTGCGACTGATTATTTTTCATGATCTAAGAAGTGAAAATTCGTTTTGATAAAGGTGGAGATGAGATTTGAAATGACGTGTTTCTCCTCTAGAACAACCATGTTAGAATGTGTGATCATCTCGCATAAAAGTTTAAGCTGTTAAACATAATTGTATGTTCAACATTATGAACCATCCTTAGTTTATTCTACTCACAGAGTTTTTCTCATTTTACACTTGTAACTTTAGAGAAGAAAGAAGTTACCGTTACAAGAGATAAGGGAACTCAAAGCATTTCAGCATATGTAAGTTCAAATAGTCCAAGTCCAGCTCCAACTCCATCAATTGAAGAAATGTCTATAAAGCTAAGTAGTGAAGCAGCTGACTCCTCCTCACCTATGACACCTTCATCCATTAAAGAAATATCCACAAAGCACTGGGAAGCAGACCATGCTGCAGGTCACTCTCCTGTGACTAGTCCAAAACTAACATCTGAGCAAGAggtaagaaattaattaaatgttGTATATGAAATGTTTGCGTGGTTTACTATAGTCTTTTTTAAGAGATATTATGCATACATCAAATCATAAAACATCGTTTCCCCTTAAGTTAGAATATAAGTTTTATTAAGACCCGATAGCCCTAGGTTCTCTGCCACATTTTATGTGGCACAATTCGATTGCTCATAAGTCTAATATATAAGATTTAGATAATTATAAACAGGAAGAGAACATTAAAGCTATAGCTAAAAAATCAGTTTAGACGAGAATACATCacattggaatttaaaatttgttGAAACTTGTGAAAATTACAACGACTGAGTCTCAAATAAATTGAGATTGACTATATGATATGTTTCTCTATTATAGTCACAACATCTGACTCCAacattataaatttattattcatatattatgaattatgtaaGGTATTTTGGAATgtgttaaaatgaataaagagttgcataaattacaaaaagaaaaggaaacacTATACATGTCAATAATTCTCAAGTTTGGACCATGTTCCTATATATGATCCAAGGATTATGGTGGATGGGGGGACAACAGTACCTGGAAAACTAGATTATCAAGATTGTTTGAATTGACTATGCCCTAGTAATTGGTGGGGGACTACATAAATTAATTGGTCCCTCCAACGTTAACTCTTCCATCACCATAATTCACCAAAGCACATGCCAATCACTTGCTTTTGTGGGCACAGACTTTTTTTTGTTGGACTatagttttttctcttatttgagtATAGTTTCATTAGATTTAATTTACTAAGAACGGTTAACCACTTTTCCTACTATGGGGAAAGAGGATTTCCCTTTTACTATGATGAAATATTGTCATGTTATTCTTGCGTACTACCTCAATAATTAATGCTAAGACAAGTTTATTCCAAACACCAAAGCATAACCCCACAAGCCAAAAACCACCTTAATATTGTCTTTACCCTCTTTTTCTCCCTCCCCCTTTCCAGCTATTATACTTCGATTTTTTCTTAATCATAAGACATAATAGTTTTATCTATTGTACAACTAGCTAGGTTGTCaatcaataaacataattatGAGTTTGTATTATATGTATCGTCggtgtaaaatttatttatataataaaatcatttatAATTAAGGTAGCTATATGGAAATTTCCATGATAAATATTAATGTCACTGACATGTTAAAAATGACCAAAAACTTGCTATCATATATTAAACTACACTGATAATAATATAAAAAGCTTTTTATAGTTGGTCTATCTATAGCTTAaactatttaattaaaatgaagaaaaaactgGTGTAGATATAAAGTTAAGACTTTAAGTTTATATACACCTTtagcaaataaataattttttacactATTATATTATCTAAatgatatctatatatataagcCATCTTAAAACATGGTAtttgaaatcttaaaaataagatatGTTACTTGCTATAACAGGTAAAGCTGACTTGATGATGTAGAAAGTATTTACACGGTATATATTACTGGTACTTAAAAACTCCAATTCAATGTGCATTGATTTAAGGATCACACATTCAAACACTTTCTGACATAACTGTAcgataatgtgtatatatacagGTGGAAGTGAAAGAAACAGGAGAGGAAGAAGACACAAAAAGAAAAGAGCAAGTGCAGCAGCTGCGTGGACAGAGAAATGAGAAAGTAAAGAAGAGATGCAGGCAAATAGGTGGGTGCTTGTCATGGAAGAGTTTGTGGATGAGAAGAACAAGGCACAGAGAAAAGCACaaatcaacaaacaacaacatttTTCTTTGCCATATAAATGGATGCTATAAACACTAGTAATTTATAAACTGTCCTTCTTGGATTTAGAAAGATTCTCTTTCCATCACTCCCCTTTCATCTCTTAGATTCTAGTATATCTAGCAAGGATCTTATAATATAATAACATGTGTAATCTAATATCTTATAAgatattttgttcttatttttaagatttaaataCGTGAAGTTTTCCTATTCCCACTCATAAAGGgattacatataaaatatatccTAAGCCCTCTAAATTGAGtaatgttcaaattttagtaccCGAATCCTTTCTTAATTAAATGGGATCGTACGGAAtagatttttcataattatgttatattgtatgTGTTATTCCCTTCTACGGGTACGCAGAATCTATAtatgcagaacaacaacttcaactagttcaagtttaaaacaaaaattcaatgaagtacaaaaaataccctcaacacaagatcaaagtgatctttcttagaagtgtattttattttcagaaatcaagatgaaacagaaatggccaagtcgcCCGAATTCACGGAcatttcttaaggaaataattcccctcactgtacccgaggttgcggaattttcttcccaggataaaatggccaaacaaaccaactgtagcggtacctcaaacaactggaatatcttcgaactcactaaacgttttgagtgatcaaacataatatttttaaggcaagaagagtgtttttattctgaaattttcgttccaaaacctgtggatgaaagcaggtttatatagccacaagatgccttttctgaaaagtggcaatggtttattcaaaaggtgtaaccttttctgaaaattcatgtccattcgTCCAAATAGTGTGTCTGTTCTGAATAGACATGCCATTTcgtgaatcagtgtgtcatttcgttgaagaattgcatccttctgaagcatcagttcaaaACAGTGAAACttttctgaagcatcagttcagTTCGAACATTGCATCTGttactgttactgcatgcatataaatggagtattaaacacagaattttttttttgcatttttttcattgatcagatttcatcaaataaagtttgtccaaaaagatagatctcattgatcgatcatttgacaaatccaaatccaaatccgaagccgaagccgagccgagcgagcgacgacgatggcgctaggcatctcttatttcttgactcacttatcatgtggagtaagtgttcttgattataaacactttcaagttctcttatttcaccaatgtgggagaaagaataaactttctaatttgggagtacacttttcattttagtgtctccttccctccactattttactctctatttttttattcacacttttttcatatagtatgaacccaacaatcccccacataaatggggaatgactatttttcatgaaagttttatggacaagtatgtgatcatcaagcaaagactgattgcatctggataagtgggtttccctttgaactttccgtagtgaacatacatcagatgcactcggtcaatcgatagatttgatatctttgaaccgttgatctttaatgtacacctagacaatacatgtcacacaaccaacctctTAAAGTTTATGGTCTCATGGTTTTGttttttcagccatgaacacgtttcggtttcatgagagcttagaaaataggcctttactaacattctccttgaatcGGCTTCCACTTCgtcctcacataggtgatttctatacgttcaatcctatagattaaactatttggtcaaatctgcgaaatttagataatcattaaaagacttttaaccttaagtcttatcctcgTTTACTAtatattgtctacatcatgagaatgggttggataattgacaatgttgaacctgtcagacataactttgtttgatctccttgaacctagctcttgggatctccagtctgctaggtagagttactgcca comes from Capsicum annuum cultivar UCD-10X-F1 chromosome 2, UCD10Xv1.1, whole genome shotgun sequence and encodes:
- the LOC107857650 gene encoding uncharacterized protein LOC107857650 isoform X2 encodes the protein MEESRKQDESEFNLREWALKAKLNREKTNSRRYSASYIRSFREEAKSFRSNVTISSTASSPGYALREEIDPSKYSFTTALKALQAKTIYSWEYMSPDGLALNSKWNEAEKYICNPLSGEVPLECLSTKILSGRSFRQPGNRIAISGPLIYPSQIQNTPQFQTKHHVEPSLPTNEVEVQIPSKEKKEVTVTRDKGTQSISAYVSSNSPSPAPTPSIEEMSIKLSSEAADSSSPMTPSSIKEISTKHWEADHAAGHSPVTSPKLTSEQEVKLT
- the LOC107857650 gene encoding uncharacterized protein LOC107857650 isoform X1, producing the protein MEESRKQDESEFNLREWALKAKLNREKTNSRRYSASYIRSFREEAKSFRSNVTISSTASSPGYALREEIDPSKYSFTTALKALQAKTIYSWEYMSPDGLALNSKWNEAEKYICNPLSGEVPLECLSTKILSGRSFRQPGNRIAISGPLIYPSQIQNTPQFQTKHHVEPSLPTNEVEVQIPSKEKKEVTVTRDKGTQSISAYVSSNSPSPAPTPSIEEMSIKLSSEAADSSSPMTPSSIKEISTKHWEADHAAGHSPVTSPKLTSEQEVEVKETGEEEDTKRKEQVQQLRGQRNEKVKKRCRQIGGCLSWKSLWMRRTRHREKHKSTNNNIFLCHINGCYKH